CCAACGCGGATGCAAGTTGAGAAATTCAAAGAAATTCAATCTGTTGTGCAAGTCTAGCCGAATCCAAACTTGAAACTCGACAGAACTGGACACTGCCTGTCTCTGTCCGCAAGGCTTGCGATGTGCCGGGAACCGACGATGCGCTTGACCTAGTGAGAAATTAGGCATTCCTTCATATTATCTGAAAGCGTGACGAGCTAAAACGGAGGGTAGAAAAACTAGAAAACTAGGGATTAGGAGTGATTGCTCCGCAACGCTAGCGCTGGGGAACTGGACAAAGATATGAAAAGAGCAAAAAAAAGGGGGCGATCGCCCCTCCATTCACAAAACTTGGTTTTTCTCAGAATTTCGGTCGAAATTAAACCAGGATAAAACCCTAGACCGACGTAGACGACAGTGCAGCTTCTACCGCAGGGGTGGCGCTCCGAACCGCTTCGATCGCCCTCAACGTGGCTTCTGGCGTAGCGGGTGCGGCCAGTTCCACCACGGCGGCATTGCCAAAGGCGGCCACGGCTGCTCGAATTGCCTCGCGGACGGACATCGCCAGCATAAACGGCGGCTCACCCACCGCTTTGCTGCCGTAGATCGTGCCGTCCTGGCTGCCTCGCTCGATCAGATGCACCTGGAAATGTTCTGGGATTTCGCTGATGGTGGGAATTTTATAAGTGCTGGGGGCAAAGGTGCGGAGGCGGCCCTGCTCATCCCAGACCAGTTCTTCCATCGTCAGCCAGCCCATGCCCTGCACAAAGCCGCCCTCAATCTGCCCTTGATCCACCAGCGGATTCAGCGACTCGCCCACGTCATGCACAATATCCACCTGGCGTAATTTGAACGTGCCCGTGAAGCCGTCTACTTCCACCTCGCTCACCGCTGCGCCATAGGCAAAGTAATAGAAGGGGCGACCCGTCGCGGTCACCGGGTCCCAGTGGATCATCGGCGTGCGGTAGTATCCCGTGGCAGAGAGACTGATGCGATCGCCATAGGCCTGCTGCACTACCGCATCAAAGGACACCCGCGCTGTCGGGTAGGTGCGGCAATAGACCTCGTTATTTTCAAACACCATCTCCTCGGCCGCGTCAAAATCCAGCAGCCTGGCCGCCACCGGGGCCAGCCGCGACTTCAGGATTTCGCAGGCGTTTTTCACCGCTTGCCCGTTCAGGTCGGCTCCGCTAGAGGCGGCCGTGGCCGAGGTGTTGGGCACTTTGTCGGTGCTGGTGGGCATCATGCGGATGCGGTCGAGCGTCACCCCTAGCGCCCGCGTCGCCACCTGCTGCATCTTGGTGTGTAGGCCCTGCCCCATCTCCGTGCCGCCGTGGTTCAGTTGGATGCTGCCGTCAGTGTAGATATGCACCAGCGCTCCCGCCTGGTTATATTGCACCTTATTGAAGGAAATGCCAAACTTTACCGAGGTAATCGCCAGCCCCCGCTTTTTGTAGCGGTTTTGCTGATTAAACTCTGTAACAGCGGCGGCCCGTTCGGCAAAGTGGGCCCGCTCCTTCGCTTCATGCCAGACCCGGGCGATGCGGTTATCGACGATCACCTGGCCATAGTGGGTGGTGGTGCTGTCGCCTTCGCCGTGGTAGAAATTTCGCTCGCGCACCACATCCGGCGGCAGGTTCAAATGCCGCGCCACTCGATCTACCACGTCTTCGATCACCAGCATTCCCTGGGGCCCGCCAAAGCCGCGATAGGCAGTATTAGACACGCGATGAGTCTTCACGATCAGCCCGCGCACGAGCATATTGGGGATGTAGTAAGCGTTATCGACGTGCAGCATGGCCCGCATCAGCACCGGGGGCGACAGATCCAGGCTCCAGCCGCCCTCGGCATAGAGCGCCACATCCAGCGCCAGGATCTTGCCGTCGGGATCAAAACCGACCCTGTATTGCCCCAAAAAACCGTGGCGCTTGCCCGTCAGGATCATGTCATGGTGGCGCTCCAACTTCACGCGCACCGGGCGACCCGTCTTGTGCGCTGCGACGGCCGCTGCGGCCGCCATCGGGTTTGCCTGGGACTCCTTGCCG
The Thermoleptolyngbya sichuanensis A183 DNA segment above includes these coding regions:
- the xdhB gene encoding xanthine dehydrogenase molybdopterin binding subunit, yielding MSMVGQRKSHESAEGHVSGKAVYTDDQRMPSGMLSIYPVLSPHAHARILSIDTAPALEVEGVVTVLTAADVPGTNDTGVIRQDEPLFPTDEVSYWGQAIAWVVGETEDAARRGAAQVTAEYEPLEAVLTIKGAVAAHSYHNDPQFIRRGEVDQAMATAAHTLEGELEMNGQDHFYLETHTSWVIPDPEGNYQVYSSTQHPSETQTIVARVLGIPVNRVVCTCLRMGGGFGGKESQANPMAAAAAVAAHKTGRPVRVKLERHHDMILTGKRHGFLGQYRVGFDPDGKILALDVALYAEGGWSLDLSPPVLMRAMLHVDNAYYIPNMLVRGLIVKTHRVSNTAYRGFGGPQGMLVIEDVVDRVARHLNLPPDVVRERNFYHGEGDSTTTHYGQVIVDNRIARVWHEAKERAHFAERAAAVTEFNQQNRYKKRGLAITSVKFGISFNKVQYNQAGALVHIYTDGSIQLNHGGTEMGQGLHTKMQQVATRALGVTLDRIRMMPTSTDKVPNTSATAASSGADLNGQAVKNACEILKSRLAPVAARLLDFDAAEEMVFENNEVYCRTYPTARVSFDAVVQQAYGDRISLSATGYYRTPMIHWDPVTATGRPFYYFAYGAAVSEVEVDGFTGTFKLRQVDIVHDVGESLNPLVDQGQIEGGFVQGMGWLTMEELVWDEQGRLRTFAPSTYKIPTISEIPEHFQVHLIERGSQDGTIYGSKAVGEPPFMLAMSVREAIRAAVAAFGNAAVVELAAPATPEATLRAIEAVRSATPAVEAALSSTSV